In one window of Ignatzschineria indica DNA:
- the rimO gene encoding 30S ribosomal protein S12 methylthiotransferase RimO: MVTPRIGFVSLGCPKALVDSEYILTQLRTEGYEIVPQYDEADLVVVNTCGFIDSAIQESLNAIGEALDENGKVIVTGCLGANADKILEQYPNVLSVTGPHAFQEVMAAIHHHLPRPHDPFTDLVPPAGIKLTPRHYAYLKIAEGCNHSCTFCIIPSMRGKHQSYPVGDVLSQAKKLVETGVKELLVVAQDTSAYGVDVKYQTGFWDGKPVRSHIQNLCEELGKLDVWVRLHYIYPYPHVDHLIPLMAEGKILPYLDVPMQHASPRILKAMKRPANSENMLKRIQKWREICPEITIRSTFIVGFPGETEEEFQELLDFIREARLDRVGAFIYSPVEGAAANEIAEPIPLEIQEERLERFMALQAEISAEKLAAKVGTVLEVLVDDFDEEEGIAIARSKADAPEIDGHVYIDDASSDLVGQKVKVLIDEATTYDLFGTLYTQ, encoded by the coding sequence ATTGTGACTCCTAGAATTGGTTTTGTATCCCTTGGCTGCCCGAAGGCATTAGTTGACTCCGAATATATTTTGACCCAACTTCGTACCGAAGGGTATGAAATTGTCCCCCAATATGATGAAGCAGATCTTGTTGTAGTTAATACCTGTGGCTTTATCGACTCTGCGATTCAAGAGAGCCTTAATGCGATCGGTGAAGCGCTTGATGAGAATGGTAAAGTGATCGTTACAGGTTGCTTAGGCGCGAATGCAGATAAGATCTTAGAGCAATATCCCAATGTTTTAAGCGTTACAGGTCCCCATGCTTTCCAAGAGGTAATGGCCGCAATTCACCACCATCTTCCGCGTCCTCACGATCCTTTTACCGATCTTGTACCCCCTGCCGGCATTAAGTTAACCCCACGTCACTACGCCTATCTTAAAATTGCTGAAGGCTGTAATCATAGCTGCACCTTCTGCATCATCCCCTCAATGCGTGGAAAACATCAATCTTACCCTGTCGGTGATGTACTATCACAAGCAAAAAAGTTAGTTGAAACAGGGGTTAAAGAGCTTTTAGTTGTCGCACAAGATACGAGTGCCTATGGCGTTGATGTCAAATATCAGACAGGTTTTTGGGATGGAAAACCGGTTCGTAGCCATATTCAAAATCTATGTGAAGAGCTAGGGAAACTTGATGTCTGGGTAAGATTACACTATATCTACCCCTACCCCCATGTTGATCATCTTATTCCCCTGATGGCGGAAGGAAAAATTCTTCCCTACTTAGATGTACCGATGCAACATGCCTCTCCTCGCATTCTCAAAGCGATGAAACGTCCGGCAAATAGCGAAAATATGTTAAAACGAATTCAGAAATGGCGTGAAATTTGCCCTGAAATTACGATCCGCTCCACCTTTATTGTCGGCTTCCCCGGCGAAACAGAAGAGGAATTTCAAGAACTACTCGACTTTATCAGAGAAGCGCGACTCGATCGTGTAGGTGCCTTTATCTACTCACCGGTTGAAGGTGCCGCAGCAAATGAGATAGCAGAGCCTATTCCCCTTGAGATTCAAGAGGAACGTTTAGAGCGATTTATGGCCTTACAAGCAGAGATCTCTGCCGAAAAATTGGCAGCGAAAGTAGGAACCGTTCTAGAAGTATTAGTGGATGATTTTGATGAGGAAGAAGGAATCGCAATCGCTCGTTCAAAAGCAGATGCTCCCGAGATTGACGGACATGTCTATATTGATGATGCCTCAAGTGATTTAGTCGGGCAAAAAGTAAAAGTCTTAATCGATGAGGCGACAACTTACGATCTTTTCGGTACCCTCTATACTCAATAA
- the nfsB gene encoding oxygen-insensitive NAD(P)H nitroreductase, with protein MKFVAEISENRYTCKAYDPHKKIPKEAMEHLYSVLRNSPSSVNSQPWHFLVLESDEAKERVLPAIFEFNQPRVKDASHVVIFLARNEMPRSYLTKIVDQEESDQRFPEEGMKEANDKGRQYFVDLNSDSAEMLHQWQDRQVYIALGNLLFAAAAIEIDSTPIEGFDPKKLDEIFNLKEKGFRSVVIASLGYRSPDDFNAKLPKSRLPFKELFTIL; from the coding sequence ATGAAGTTTGTTGCAGAAATTTCTGAAAATCGCTATACCTGTAAAGCTTACGATCCTCATAAAAAAATTCCTAAAGAGGCGATGGAGCACCTCTACTCAGTGCTTCGTAACTCCCCCTCATCAGTTAACTCCCAACCTTGGCACTTTCTAGTCCTAGAATCTGATGAGGCGAAAGAGCGTGTATTACCTGCGATTTTTGAGTTCAACCAACCTCGCGTTAAAGATGCTTCCCATGTTGTGATCTTTCTTGCGCGCAACGAGATGCCCCGAAGCTACTTAACTAAGATCGTCGATCAAGAAGAGAGCGATCAGAGATTTCCTGAAGAGGGGATGAAAGAGGCTAATGATAAGGGACGCCAATACTTTGTTGATTTAAATAGTGATAGTGCCGAGATGCTCCATCAGTGGCAGGATCGTCAAGTCTATATTGCGTTAGGTAATCTACTCTTTGCCGCGGCGGCAATCGAAATCGACTCAACGCCTATTGAGGGATTTGATCCGAAAAAGCTCGATGAGATCTTCAACTTAAAAGAGAAAGGATTTAGAAGTGTCGTGATCGCCTCCTTAGGATATCGCAGCCCGGATGACTTCAATGCCAAGCTTCCTAAATCTCGCCTTCCTTTCAAAGAGTTATTTACTATTCTCTAA
- a CDS encoding ABC transporter ATP-binding protein, producing the protein MQQSRLHKNEPWRDPNSVPHVEITDIVKRYDDHLAVDHISLDIYKGEFFSLLGPSGCGKTTLLRMLAGFETPTSGKILLEGEDMSKIPPYERPVNMMFQSYALFPHMTVEDNIAFGLKQDKVKKPEIRKRVQQMLELVQMERFAKRKPHQLSGGQRQRVALARSIVKKPKLLLLDEPLGALDKRLREQTQFELMTIQEELGMTFIIVTHDQEEAMTVSSRIAVMDSGSLAQVATPAEIYEFPNSRYVAEFIGDVNIFEGVISEISSTETTVESFEAPTPLICAQGVGATVGSQAWVAVRPEKLDISLTPPEKAHYNCLQGEVWDIGYMGNVSIYHVKLDNEKMITVSQMNDTRIIEQRITHEDRVYVSFTEDSGIVLIS; encoded by the coding sequence ATGCAACAAAGCCGTTTACACAAGAATGAACCTTGGCGTGATCCCAACTCTGTTCCCCATGTTGAAATTACCGATATCGTTAAACGTTATGATGATCACCTTGCAGTTGATCATATTTCGCTCGATATCTATAAAGGAGAATTTTTCTCCCTATTAGGGCCATCGGGATGTGGGAAGACAACGCTTCTGAGGATGCTTGCCGGCTTTGAAACGCCTACATCAGGAAAGATTCTCTTAGAAGGCGAGGATATGTCTAAAATTCCTCCTTATGAACGCCCTGTTAATATGATGTTCCAAAGCTACGCGCTCTTTCCACACATGACGGTGGAAGATAATATCGCTTTTGGTTTAAAGCAGGATAAAGTTAAAAAACCCGAGATTCGCAAGCGAGTACAACAGATGTTAGAGCTTGTACAGATGGAACGCTTTGCTAAACGGAAGCCTCATCAACTCTCAGGTGGGCAGCGACAACGAGTTGCGCTTGCTCGTAGTATCGTTAAAAAACCAAAACTCCTACTCTTAGATGAACCTTTAGGCGCCTTAGATAAACGCTTACGAGAGCAGACTCAATTTGAGCTCATGACAATACAGGAAGAGCTAGGAATGACCTTTATTATAGTGACCCATGACCAAGAGGAAGCGATGACGGTATCGAGCCGTATTGCAGTAATGGACTCAGGATCACTCGCACAGGTAGCAACGCCGGCAGAGATCTATGAATTCCCCAACTCACGCTATGTTGCGGAGTTTATTGGGGATGTCAATATCTTTGAAGGGGTTATCTCAGAGATCTCATCGACTGAAACAACTGTTGAGAGTTTTGAAGCTCCAACCCCGCTTATCTGTGCACAAGGAGTAGGTGCTACGGTAGGATCTCAAGCATGGGTTGCCGTTCGTCCTGAAAAGCTCGATATCTCATTAACACCTCCAGAAAAGGCGCATTATAACTGTCTTCAAGGAGAGGTATGGGATATTGGTTATATGGGAAATGTCTCAATCTATCATGTCAAACTCGATAATGAGAAGATGATCACTGTCTCACAGATGAATGATACGCGCATTATTGAACAGAGAATTACCCATGAAGATCGTGTCTATGTGAGTTTTACTGAAGATTCAGGAATTGTACTCATCTCTTAA
- a CDS encoding ABC transporter permease subunit: protein MPHRQQEVGTFTGIMAEIVSRLNFTHRRLLRFPPYRFIVGLGHSHRFLIGTPFLWLILFFLIPFLIILRISFTEAEIASPPFSDLMEWIDDGLLQITINFQNYLELWEDKIYIHAYLNSVKIAFFSTLLTLLIGYPIALAMSRASKKWQLFLVMLVILPFWTSFLIRIYAWITILSPTGVLNNFINWVGMGIGLIDPTSPVTLHILHTDLAVYIGIVYGYLPFMILPLFATLIKIDNTLVEAALDLGSPPLKTFWQITFRLSLPGVLAGCFLVFIPAIGEFVIPDLLGGSNVTMIGKVLYDTYLQGMNLPLVSAISVILLLIVIIPIYIFNRIQAKQFN from the coding sequence ATGCCCCATCGTCAACAAGAGGTCGGAACTTTTACCGGCATCATGGCGGAGATCGTCTCCCGGCTCAATTTTACCCATCGCCGCTTGCTCCGCTTTCCCCCTTATCGCTTTATCGTTGGTTTAGGTCATAGCCATCGATTCTTAATTGGTACGCCATTTTTATGGCTTATTCTCTTCTTCTTAATTCCTTTTCTGATTATTCTACGAATCAGCTTTACAGAAGCAGAGATCGCTTCCCCTCCCTTCTCCGATCTAATGGAGTGGATTGATGATGGCTTGCTGCAAATTACCATCAATTTTCAAAACTACCTCGAATTATGGGAAGATAAGATCTATATTCACGCCTATCTTAATAGCGTGAAGATCGCCTTTTTCTCAACACTCCTTACATTGCTCATTGGTTACCCCATTGCGCTAGCGATGTCTCGCGCTTCTAAAAAATGGCAGCTCTTCTTGGTAATGTTGGTAATTCTCCCCTTTTGGACCTCTTTTTTGATTCGTATCTACGCTTGGATCACAATCTTATCACCCACGGGGGTACTCAATAATTTTATCAATTGGGTTGGAATGGGTATTGGACTCATCGATCCTACTTCCCCAGTGACTCTCCACATTCTTCACACTGATTTAGCGGTCTATATCGGAATTGTCTATGGCTATCTCCCTTTTATGATTCTTCCGCTCTTTGCTACACTCATCAAAATTGATAATACATTAGTGGAAGCGGCGCTTGATCTCGGTTCACCGCCTCTCAAAACGTTTTGGCAGATCACCTTCCGCCTCTCCCTTCCCGGGGTTCTTGCCGGCTGTTTCTTAGTCTTTATTCCAGCAATCGGCGAGTTTGTCATTCCCGATCTCTTAGGTGGCTCTAATGTCACAATGATTGGAAAGGTACTCTATGACACCTATCTCCAAGGGATGAATCTCCCTCTTGTATCGGCAATCTCTGTTATTTTGCTACTCATTGTGATTATTCCCATCTATATCTTTAATCGCATTCAAGCGAAACAATTTAATTAG
- a CDS encoding ABC transporter permease, whose product MRKKMTALNWTALILGLIFLYTPIILVIVYSFNESKLVTVWSGFSTKWYSDLFEQEGIWSATKTSLLLAVSTSTFAVVLGTMAAFALVKFRRFKGKTLFSGITYAPMVMPEIIMGSSLGLTFVALKFSTGFFTMMIAHITFTMCYVVVVVQSRLTGFDRHIEEAAMDLGADGIRTFFYITLPMIFPAIISGWLLSFTLSLDDLVIATFTTGPGGTTLPIWIYSKARLGVSPNINALSTLMIGIVATIVFLVTLINLYLTKRREEDEKNAAKEALS is encoded by the coding sequence ATGAGAAAAAAGATGACTGCCCTGAACTGGACTGCACTCATATTGGGGCTCATATTCCTCTATACCCCCATTATTTTGGTGATCGTCTATAGCTTTAATGAATCGAAATTAGTCACCGTCTGGTCCGGATTTTCGACAAAATGGTATAGCGATCTCTTTGAGCAAGAAGGGATCTGGTCGGCGACTAAAACGAGCCTGCTATTAGCGGTATCAACCTCCACGTTTGCAGTGGTACTTGGAACGATGGCGGCTTTTGCCCTTGTGAAGTTTAGACGCTTTAAAGGTAAAACTCTCTTCTCCGGCATTACCTATGCCCCTATGGTGATGCCTGAAATTATTATGGGTAGCTCCCTTGGATTAACCTTTGTTGCACTTAAATTTAGTACCGGCTTCTTCACAATGATGATTGCCCATATCACCTTTACAATGTGTTATGTCGTTGTTGTTGTTCAATCTCGCCTAACAGGATTTGATCGCCATATTGAAGAGGCCGCTATGGATCTTGGTGCAGATGGTATTAGAACCTTTTTCTATATCACGCTTCCGATGATCTTTCCTGCAATTATATCGGGATGGTTACTCTCCTTTACCCTCTCACTCGATGATTTAGTGATTGCAACCTTTACGACAGGACCCGGCGGAACAACACTTCCTATCTGGATCTATTCAAAAGCGCGCCTCGGCGTAAGCCCTAATATCAATGCACTCTCGACTCTTATGATAGGCATCGTTGCCACCATTGTCTTTCTAGTAACCCTCATCAATCTCTATCTCACTAAACGTCGAGAAGAGGATGAGAAAAATGCGGCAAAAGAGGCTCTTTCTTAA
- the recO gene encoding DNA repair protein RecO, giving the protein MLERREELGRTLAVVLNKRSFKESGFLVDLFTLEYGRITLLTRGRANPKRPLHHLELFSYSDWHLKEGRVFHFAHEVDLLYTFSLKGREIWTAYYLNELLLRLMPKHQPAPELFQVYQEVLAALAEDVEDISPYLRHFERSLLAYLGILPDLFYDAAGDPIHSQKSYYLSHEEGVLPIEFPGTFKISGEVILKIAEEETLVGEEALIYRNMMRYLLAPLIGDKPLQSRIWMQRLYRKR; this is encoded by the coding sequence ATGTTAGAGAGAAGAGAAGAGTTAGGCCGAACCTTAGCCGTTGTCCTCAATAAGCGCTCATTTAAAGAGTCTGGTTTTTTGGTGGATCTCTTTACTCTTGAGTATGGACGAATTACATTACTCACACGAGGAAGAGCGAATCCAAAGCGCCCTTTGCACCATTTAGAGCTCTTCTCTTATAGCGATTGGCATCTCAAAGAGGGGCGCGTTTTTCATTTTGCGCATGAGGTGGATCTTCTCTATACCTTCTCGTTGAAGGGGCGTGAAATATGGACTGCTTACTATCTCAATGAGTTACTATTGCGATTGATGCCAAAGCATCAACCTGCGCCGGAGTTATTTCAGGTCTATCAAGAAGTTCTCGCTGCCTTAGCCGAGGATGTTGAGGATATTTCCCCCTATCTGCGCCATTTTGAGCGCTCTCTTTTAGCCTATTTAGGAATCCTCCCCGATCTCTTTTATGACGCTGCCGGCGATCCGATCCATTCTCAGAAAAGCTATTATCTCTCCCATGAGGAGGGGGTATTGCCTATTGAATTTCCTGGAACTTTTAAGATTTCAGGAGAGGTGATTCTGAAGATTGCAGAAGAGGAGACGTTAGTCGGGGAGGAAGCTCTGATCTATCGTAATATGATGCGCTATCTTTTAGCCCCCCTCATTGGCGATAAGCCCCTGCAATCGCGAATTTGGATGCAGAGGCTCTATCGAAAGCGCTAA
- the mlaD gene encoding outer membrane lipid asymmetry maintenance protein MlaD: protein MKNAKWIDFVVGLFVISGIVAFAWLAFNASNATTGLRGGKPIYVTASFTNIGSLKVKAPVMISGVRVGQVNGIALDPHNYEAVVTLALDSSVPIPQDTIAAINTSGLVGEQYIALDPGGSEKDLTNGDRIRMTQDAFVMERLIGQLMASFGGSKGDTSEVIPEESSNSNSGNSGGFKPGSLLD from the coding sequence ATGAAAAACGCTAAATGGATCGATTTTGTTGTAGGACTATTTGTCATAAGTGGCATTGTGGCATTTGCTTGGCTCGCTTTTAATGCCAGTAATGCGACAACAGGTTTAAGAGGAGGGAAACCGATCTATGTTACTGCCTCATTTACCAATATTGGCTCATTAAAGGTGAAAGCACCGGTGATGATCTCAGGTGTTCGCGTTGGGCAGGTGAATGGAATTGCATTGGACCCTCACAATTATGAGGCGGTTGTCACTTTAGCATTAGATAGCTCAGTTCCCATTCCGCAAGATACCATAGCCGCAATTAATACTTCAGGTTTAGTCGGAGAGCAATATATTGCATTAGATCCGGGTGGATCTGAGAAAGATCTCACCAATGGTGATCGTATTCGCATGACCCAAGATGCATTTGTTATGGAGCGATTGATCGGGCAGTTAATGGCCTCTTTTGGCGGAAGTAAAGGAGATACTTCAGAGGTTATACCGGAAGAGAGCTCTAATAGTAATAGTGGTAATAGTGGTGGTTTTAAGCCCGGATCACTTTTAGATTAA
- the rnhB gene encoding ribonuclease HII, whose amino-acid sequence MIKSEDQQLGLFPEEDFIGLVAGVDEAGRGPLCGDVYAAAVILDPDCPIKGLDDSKKLSEKRRAILASEIKEKALAWAIASSSVAEIDEINILQATLLAMRRAVTALSIQPQLLRVDGNQDPKSDVPAITIIKGDALFAEISAASILAKDARDQSMYEADQDYPQYGFGQHKGYGTKAHLAALAQYGVTPLHRTSFAPIKRLIEKAEVRD is encoded by the coding sequence ATGATAAAGTCAGAAGATCAGCAACTAGGACTCTTTCCGGAAGAGGATTTTATAGGTTTAGTTGCCGGTGTTGATGAGGCGGGCAGAGGGCCACTCTGTGGTGATGTTTATGCTGCTGCAGTGATATTAGATCCTGATTGCCCTATTAAGGGGCTTGATGATTCTAAGAAGTTGAGTGAGAAGCGCCGGGCTATTTTAGCTTCCGAGATTAAAGAGAAAGCATTAGCATGGGCCATTGCCAGTAGCTCCGTTGCAGAAATTGATGAGATCAATATTCTACAAGCAACACTATTAGCGATGCGTCGTGCTGTAACTGCACTCTCTATTCAGCCTCAGTTACTTCGAGTTGATGGGAATCAAGATCCGAAAAGTGATGTGCCGGCAATTACGATCATCAAGGGGGATGCTCTCTTTGCAGAGATTAGTGCGGCCTCTATTTTAGCAAAAGATGCGCGTGATCAATCGATGTATGAAGCGGATCAAGACTATCCGCAATATGGGTTTGGTCAACATAAAGGGTATGGGACAAAGGCGCACTTAGCAGCTTTAGCGCAATATGGGGTAACACCGCTCCATCGCACCTCTTTTGCCCCGATTAAACGCTTGATTGAGAAAGCGGAAGTTAGGGATTGA
- the lpxB gene encoding lipid-A-disaccharide synthase, which yields MSRVDDREPEVLDRTSIEVNLEEQTPLFMLVAGELSGDLLGGGLITSLKESYPNARFFGIGGPMMIEAGLESIAPIESLSIMGLVEVLKELPKLLKIKAELVTVAKERRPLCFIGIDAPDFNLRLAKSLKALDITTFQYVSPSVWVWREGRVKQIRKYIDRVLTLFPFEVDFYQKHQVDSICVGHRLGGEIPLEIDRASAKVALDLPQEREYLAILPGSRRGEINRLLPLFLESIPLILKRFPTLEFLIPAATPKIYQMIQSALWELPFELREKVHLFQGRSREIMSASKGVLLASGTAALEAMLLKRLMVVCYRFNAITAWLAPKIVKISHFSLPNILAKEPLVTELFQQEVTPERIALEVGEILKESPENSEKLAQFNEMHLSLRLDSDQVAKEAVISLLKERGLLL from the coding sequence ATGAGTAGAGTAGATGATCGTGAACCAGAAGTACTTGATCGAACTTCGATAGAAGTTAATTTAGAGGAGCAAACACCTCTGTTTATGCTCGTTGCCGGTGAACTATCAGGAGATCTCTTAGGCGGTGGATTGATAACATCACTTAAAGAGAGCTACCCCAATGCGCGTTTTTTCGGTATTGGGGGACCGATGATGATTGAAGCGGGTTTAGAATCGATTGCCCCTATAGAATCACTCTCTATCATGGGACTTGTAGAGGTTCTCAAAGAGTTACCTAAACTCCTTAAGATTAAAGCGGAATTGGTCACTGTGGCAAAAGAGCGCCGACCTCTCTGTTTTATTGGTATCGATGCTCCTGATTTTAATCTTCGTTTGGCAAAGTCTCTCAAAGCGCTTGATATTACTACCTTTCAATATGTCTCACCTTCGGTTTGGGTTTGGCGAGAAGGGCGTGTTAAACAGATTCGGAAATATATCGATCGTGTATTAACCCTCTTTCCTTTTGAGGTGGACTTCTATCAAAAACATCAAGTGGATAGTATCTGTGTCGGTCATCGTCTAGGGGGTGAGATTCCTTTGGAGATCGATCGAGCTTCTGCAAAAGTAGCATTAGATCTTCCTCAAGAAAGGGAGTATTTAGCAATATTGCCGGGAAGCCGTCGAGGAGAGATTAATCGATTATTACCCCTCTTTTTAGAGAGTATCCCCTTGATTTTAAAGCGTTTCCCTACATTAGAGTTTCTAATACCGGCAGCAACTCCAAAAATTTATCAGATGATTCAGAGTGCCCTATGGGAGCTTCCCTTTGAATTGCGGGAGAAGGTGCATCTATTTCAGGGGCGCTCACGAGAGATTATGAGTGCTTCAAAGGGAGTTCTACTAGCTTCGGGAACCGCTGCTTTAGAGGCGATGTTGTTGAAGCGATTGATGGTTGTCTGTTATCGCTTTAATGCTATTACTGCATGGTTAGCACCTAAAATCGTAAAAATTTCCCATTTCTCACTTCCCAATATATTAGCAAAAGAGCCCCTTGTAACGGAGCTTTTCCAACAGGAGGTCACACCAGAGAGGATTGCTTTAGAAGTTGGGGAAATCTTGAAAGAGAGTCCTGAAAATAGTGAGAAATTAGCACAATTTAACGAGATGCATCTCTCATTACGCCTCGATTCTGATCAAGTGGCAAAAGAGGCTGTTATCTCCCTTTTAAAAGAGCGAGGGCTTCTCTTATGA
- the lpxA gene encoding acyl-ACP--UDP-N-acetylglucosamine O-acyltransferase encodes MKKVLIHPTAVIDPSAKLHESVEVGPYCVIGPDVTIGKDTVLTSHVVIQGPTTIGEGNTFYQFCSIGEVPQDKKFKAGDKVFLEIGDRNTIREYVSISRGTIQDNAVTKIGDDNWIMATCHIAHDCIVGSRTIFANGASLAGHAVIEDDVILGGYSMIYQRCRIGEGAITGFSSGIHRNVPPFVTAAGYRAVPSGINSEGLRRRGFSPEAIKATKDAYKALYRQDLSLQDAILKIKELAVDAPHLEKMVKFLEETEDRGIIR; translated from the coding sequence ATGAAAAAAGTATTAATACATCCAACCGCAGTGATCGATCCTTCTGCAAAATTGCATGAGAGTGTGGAAGTTGGACCTTATTGCGTTATTGGACCTGATGTAACGATTGGTAAAGATACCGTTTTGACTTCTCATGTTGTGATTCAAGGGCCTACAACGATTGGTGAGGGGAATACCTTCTATCAGTTCTGCTCGATTGGTGAAGTGCCACAGGATAAGAAGTTTAAAGCGGGAGATAAGGTCTTTCTAGAGATCGGTGATCGCAATACGATACGGGAATATGTCAGTATCAGCCGCGGAACGATCCAAGATAATGCTGTGACAAAGATCGGTGATGATAATTGGATTATGGCAACATGTCATATTGCTCATGATTGCATCGTGGGAAGTCGTACTATCTTTGCAAATGGCGCCTCTTTAGCAGGTCATGCCGTGATAGAAGATGATGTCATTCTCGGTGGCTATTCGATGATCTATCAACGCTGCCGTATTGGTGAAGGTGCAATTACAGGGTTCTCTTCCGGTATTCATCGGAATGTTCCTCCTTTTGTAACTGCCGCAGGATATCGTGCAGTTCCATCAGGAATTAACTCAGAAGGGTTGCGTCGAAGAGGGTTCTCACCTGAAGCGATTAAGGCAACGAAAGATGCTTATAAGGCACTCTACCGGCAAGATCTCTCTCTTCAAGATGCGATCTTAAAGATTAAAGAGTTAGCAGTAGATGCCCCTCATCTTGAGAAGATGGTGAAGTTCTTAGAAGAGACGGAAGATCGCGGTATTATTCGTTAG
- the fabZ gene encoding 3-hydroxyacyl-ACP dehydratase FabZ, with amino-acid sequence MMSDNKVIDINEIMTYLPHRYPFLMIDRVLDFTPNETLHARKNVTYNEPFFQGHFPVKPIMPGVLILEALAQATGILSFKSVEDYDSTDQSIYYFVGIDKARFRRPVEPGDVLDLKVQFLRAKRGIWAFEGKAYVDGKLVCQAELMCTRREAFE; translated from the coding sequence ATTATGAGCGATAACAAAGTAATCGATATCAATGAGATCATGACATATTTACCCCATCGATACCCTTTTTTAATGATTGATCGTGTACTTGACTTTACGCCAAATGAGACGTTACACGCTCGTAAAAATGTCACCTATAATGAGCCCTTTTTCCAAGGCCATTTTCCCGTTAAACCGATTATGCCTGGAGTGCTTATTTTAGAAGCATTAGCCCAAGCGACCGGCATATTGAGTTTTAAATCGGTTGAAGATTATGACTCTACTGATCAATCGATCTATTACTTTGTGGGTATTGATAAAGCCCGATTCCGTAGACCTGTTGAGCCGGGTGATGTTCTAGATCTTAAAGTACAATTTCTTCGCGCAAAAAGAGGAATTTGGGCTTTTGAAGGGAAGGCATATGTTGATGGCAAATTAGTGTGCCAAGCTGAATTGATGTGTACTCGCCGTGAGGCATTTGAATAA
- the lpxD gene encoding UDP-3-O-(3-hydroxymyristoyl)glucosamine N-acyltransferase — translation MTLQQIFDYLISKGEVVELHGDGAINILGLSTIQHGKPNTLSFFHNPRYRQYLESTEASAILVDARNFEHVTQPAIICQNTHAAWAYVTQLFQEDYRNFSGIDPTARIAPTAKIGENVTIGAYSVIGENVVIGDNSYIDAHCMIERDVTLGESCYLFSSVTVRYECQLGDRVVLHPNAVIGAEGFGFARTKAGYIKVAQLGRVILADDVDIGAGSCIDRGAIEDTIIGRGTKIDNHVQLGHNCIVGENTVIAGYTGIAGSTDIGNNVVIGGGVGMNGHMKIEDNVVVTGGTQVSQPLKSGKIYSSIPPVLENREWRYNSARIKRLGDLFDRVKKLEAQLGQLAALDQSNREK, via the coding sequence ATGACATTACAACAGATTTTTGATTACCTTATCTCAAAAGGTGAAGTGGTTGAGCTCCATGGTGATGGTGCAATTAATATTTTAGGGCTCTCCACAATCCAGCATGGAAAACCTAATACGCTCTCTTTTTTCCATAATCCCCGCTATCGTCAATATCTAGAGAGCACGGAAGCTTCTGCTATCTTAGTTGATGCTCGTAATTTTGAGCATGTTACTCAGCCAGCAATTATCTGTCAAAATACCCATGCCGCATGGGCCTATGTGACTCAGCTTTTTCAGGAAGATTATCGTAATTTTTCAGGAATCGATCCCACTGCGAGAATCGCGCCGACCGCAAAAATTGGTGAAAATGTGACGATCGGTGCTTACAGTGTGATTGGGGAGAATGTGGTCATTGGCGATAATAGTTATATCGATGCCCACTGTATGATTGAGCGAGATGTGACGCTTGGTGAATCTTGCTACCTCTTTTCTAGCGTTACGGTTCGCTATGAGTGTCAGTTAGGGGATCGAGTTGTTCTGCACCCTAATGCCGTGATCGGTGCTGAAGGTTTCGGTTTTGCCCGAACGAAAGCAGGTTATATTAAGGTTGCACAATTAGGGCGCGTGATCTTAGCGGATGATGTTGATATTGGTGCCGGCAGTTGTATCGATCGCGGTGCGATAGAAGATACGATTATTGGTAGAGGAACGAAGATCGATAACCATGTGCAGTTAGGGCATAACTGTATTGTTGGAGAAAATACTGTTATCGCGGGTTATACCGGTATTGCCGGCTCTACAGATATCGGAAACAATGTGGTTATTGGTGGCGGCGTTGGTATGAATGGTCATATGAAGATTGAAGATAATGTGGTTGTTACCGGTGGTACGCAGGTGAGTCAGCCACTTAAGTCAGGAAAGATCTACTCCTCCATTCCTCCTGTTTTGGAAAATCGCGAGTGGCGCTATAATAGTGCCCGCATTAAGCGTTTGGGAGATCTCTTTGATCGGGTCAAAAAGCTAGAAGCTCAATTAGGGCAGTTAGCAGCATTAGATCAGTCAAATAGAGAGAAGTAG